In the Pocillopora verrucosa isolate sample1 chromosome 4, ASM3666991v2, whole genome shotgun sequence genome, TGTGCCACCGCAACCTTTAGTACTGTCAGGGTGATCTCCTGCAATGAAACTTTCTTCCATGAAATTCATACACAGAAGCAAAAGGAtgtaacaacaaagaaataaaaaaaaacaagtacaTGTTTAAAAAGGGCCGGatgaaaagtagaaaagaaGCCGAGAACGAAGAACGTGAACCAGGAGACAATCAAGagagaaagggaaaagagaGTATACAAAAGGATTTCAAAATTATCGcgagaaaaatatataataaaaatattccGACTTGCTTTACTTCGCCCAGCTCTGTTTCTAGTCGAGACGCTACGTGATTGGTAGTTAAGCATGCGCCACCTTCTCAACCGGTCTGAggtaattttgaaagcaagtGAGACGTGGTTACCAGATTGCACGTTTTCTGGCGCTTCAGGAAGGTGTGCCTGCATTTACTCTAAGTTTCTATTGGTGTTatgtgattttttccttttgtctgaAGATGGCCCCGTTTGACtaatttggttttgcttttatatCCGAGTAAGACTGGTTCAGTCTCATTTTCGTCAAAGGTCTAGTTAAGGCATAGTTAGAGTATTTACCTGTCCCGCACAGTGATGATTTTGAGGCGTCGCCTCTTCATTAAAGGGTCCATATCCATATATGATGTGATCTATCAGGGCCTACAattaaacaagaacaagaaaggGGACCTCAACAAAATTATCAACTGATTCAAATGGTatctttaacaaaattttactaCCTGTTATTTCTACAATTTGGAGTATTTCCGTaagaactgaattttcttctaCCCTACTTCATTTCTATAGCTCGTAAGGTATTCCATCTTTGATTCTGCTCCAAAAGACATTGGTCTCCATTACTCTTCGAATCGTAAGGAAGAATAAAACTTTACCTTGTTTTCAAATCGAGCCGGTAAAAATTTGTGTGGCTGATCGAATATTCTTTCGTCCCTGTGCACCATGCGTACATTTCCAACAAGAAGTTCGTCTTTTTTTACGATGAATTTGCCGCTGTCAGAGTTAAGGATGAAATCCTCTCTGTTGAGAATAGAAGACATGGAATGTAAGAAACGTAACTTTGTCCTCAGACATAGAGGCTGAGGTAATCCCCATTTAGGTACAAGGAGTTGTTGGTTGGTGCCTTGCTGGGTTACAATATTCCAAAAGCATTTTACAGCACTTTACAGCAAGTGAGAAGTAAATATTATAGATTATAGATATTACGTAAGCTGCTGGAGGGGTTTGTTACTTCATTCAAGATGGcttattaaaaggaaaacactttTCATTTATGAAATGACCTTTTACTCCCTGTAACCCCATTTACTGACTGGCCTCTCTCTCGCAATTAAGATGTAAATATATTAATATGACAGATTTCCCTTACCAAGTATCTCTTTTCTCACGAATTCTAGCTCAAAACGCTGTGGCTGATTGCAATCCCAGTGCTAAGTATTTGTAGCTTAGTatcttttttcagttatttatttattttttcctgaataAAAGTTTAACGATGAAGTTTTATCAAGATGAGATGTCAATAAGGAAGACACGATACTGACCTCGCCCGTCCAAAGAAGACTGGCACTGGTGGGTGCATACGCAGTACCTCTAAGATGAAATTGTGCAGGAGCGGCATTTCTGTGAGGGCCTCCTTGGACAGTGCTTGATTCGACAACACTgttatcatttcatttttcattttctgtttgtaatcCTGCTCGAGCACGAATAAACGGGCCATACAGGTCCTCAAAGAACCGGATACACCGCCATACGCATTGAAACTGAAAGGAAAAGACGGTGTCGAGATGTTTTTCATGATTACTTTTAAGGATAATATCAAACACTTGTTTCAGTTACGATTTTGATGGTTAGTTTTATTCACAGTTGCCAACGGAGTGCTTGTTAAGTAAGAATAACAACAACGACGCTTTGGAACCCAACTCCCACGCTAGTTTACGTTGTATTTCATAATTGAttattatcaaatatttatcataattaataATTATGTAATAGTCGGATACTAGTAGCTCATTGAAGGCTTAAAGATCAACAAGCAAATTTTTGTATGGACTTACGCAGCATGAGTCTACAAAAACGGGGTCTGCATGTTTCTTGTTGTGTATACAAGTACATGAATATTGATACAAAGAGAAGTGAAAATTACGATCAGTGAAATAAAGGACAAAGTGGTCAATTGAGATTACAGTGAATACTTTTAAGGAGCCTAAAAATTTGACCCTAAAAATTTGACCCTAAAAAGAGAGTAGGCAAACAGGGTCTTACTTGAGCATAAATAGAACGTCCATCAAAGCTTGTTCCTCTGTCACTCCAGCCTCGACGGCTATTTTGATAATATCGGCAAGAGCTGGACTTTGTCGGAAGGCCTGCTTCAAGCAGCTTGCACCATCTATTCCTTTTCGCAGGGTtctaataaaaaagaaaaaagtctttgatgagcaaagaaaaaaatgggtaactggtgaaaaaacaaatatgtaCAAACTACGAGTTAGCGATTGAGCGGGTGAATCCTCTCAGGAAAATGAAATCAACGAGGAGCAATGAGTAATATGGCTCGCATTTGTTACAACAAACTTAAATACTATTGTGCTTAAGACTGGTTTGCCTCGAGATTACACCATTGATTATATGTTTCGTGTTGGGCTTCATTAACGACTGTCTCAATGTTGAAGATAATTGTTAATGTGTTAACATTATCCTCAACCCTAGGTTATTGTGAAGGAGTTTATGATTTCATAAAATATACCAAATGATAAATCAGTGGATCGAAGTACAATATAATTAATTTGGCTGATCACACACCCTCGCTTCCCCCAGCTTCCTTTCACGCATTTGAACATTGCTTGATGATCGACTCGGATTCCTAAGAAAGCTTCAGTAAAGATGTCACATGTAAGGTCCATAATGCTTTGCTCCCACGTGGATTTCAGCGTAGGGTCTGCAGATATAAAGACATGGAGGGGAACCGTTGAATGGAATTGTTTGTAATTAACTCAGTCACAACTATCACTGACTGTGAATACATAAAAATCATACATGAgcccatgacctctgcgataccaatAACACTAAgggattttgattgtgtcacgACAAAATCTGCCttatctcccccccccctttgaaAGCTCTGTAATTTTCTTGtgcccctcccccctccccttctccTCATTGGCAATTGCTAGGTATTCAATTTCTAGAGTCCCCCTCTCATAACACAGCGGTCAAATAATTGCATATACGCACTATGGTGGATAATTTGATCCATCATAGTTTCAATGGATAAACATGGAGAATCAAAGGAAGACGTAGTTTGTTCGCACTTTCTAGCTAGGGAAATTTTGAAGTTTCTAAGGGCGAGACGCATACACACTGTTGTTCTGGACTTCACCCACTATGTGTTAGTTTAAACTCTCTTTTTTACGCTTTGCACGGCGGCGTGATGAAGTCGTCCGTAACCTTGGCCGTGCTGGCGGTACTTATTCTTTGTTGTGTTCATGGCGGAGTTGCAGGTAAACACCAAGGGAAATgtgtgaaaaaaggaagaaccaGAGCCACACAAGATATTTGCGACGATCACAGGTCTGTGCTTATGGCGGATAGTACACTTTACGGCAAGGGTAGAAGAAGGTTCCGTCATTTCCTTTATCACCGAAACGAAGCGTCCGCGTTAAAAACAGTTAGGATATctcacaataaaataaagccaAGATTTGATCTTTCTCCCAAATCCTTCTTTCATTTGTCTTGCGCATTAGAATAGTTAGGAATTTAATCTTCTCTCTCTTACTTT is a window encoding:
- the LOC131782636 gene encoding uncharacterized protein isoform X2; protein product: MQVSPETQEKEVPGKYGLKFFHVVELVMNGHGYFYKRRDKYKCSVFKVNMGIRGIHICDRKGINILFNMEKIYKEPAFGRLNYNICLLDGYTPSMFANGIPHEKQKAFLMQLCKIAQQGKIFETSVKLLREYSTLWQNADPTLKSTWEQSIMDLTCDIFTEAFLGIRVDHQAMFKCVKGSWGKRGTLRKGIDGASCLKQAFRQSPALADIIKIAVEAGVTEEQALMDVLFMLNFNAYGGVSGSLRTCMARLFVLEQDYKQKMKNEMITVLSNQALSKEALTEMPLLHNFILEVLRMHPPVPVFFGRAREDFILNSDSGKFIVKKDELLVGNVRMVHRDERIFDQPHKFLPARFENKALIDHIIYGYGPFNEEATPQNHHCAGQEITLTVLKVAVAHVVLNCEFGLVDQPVWTGKKLRRVGCPDKEMKLSYFKYKPSEVDGGDVAVQDMTE
- the LOC131782636 gene encoding uncharacterized protein isoform X1, translating into MIRRQRYRVTERLEEPESTTTAMQVSPETQEKEVPGKYGLKFFHVVELVMNGHGYFYKRRDKYKCSVFKVNMGIRGIHICDRKGINILFNMEKIYKEPAFGRLNYNICLLDGYTPSMFANGIPHEKQKAFLMQLCKIAQQGKIFETSVKLLREYSTLWQNADPTLKSTWEQSIMDLTCDIFTEAFLGIRVDHQAMFKCVKGSWGKRGTLRKGIDGASCLKQAFRQSPALADIIKIAVEAGVTEEQALMDVLFMLNFNAYGGVSGSLRTCMARLFVLEQDYKQKMKNEMITVLSNQALSKEALTEMPLLHNFILEVLRMHPPVPVFFGRAREDFILNSDSGKFIVKKDELLVGNVRMVHRDERIFDQPHKFLPARFENKALIDHIIYGYGPFNEEATPQNHHCAGQEITLTVLKVAVAHVVLNCEFGLVDQPVWTGKKLRRVGCPDKEMKLSYFKYKPSEVDGGDVAVQDMTE